Below is a genomic region from Fodinibius saliphilus.
TTACCTCATACCAGATTGGCCAAAAATAAAAAAGCCCCACGACTCACAGAGTCGCAGGGCTTTGCGTGGGACCGGCCGGAATCGAACCGGCGACACCGCGATTTTCAGTCGCGTGCTCTACCGACTGAGCTACAGTCCCGAGTGCAATAAGAGTTGCCAAATATAAAATCTTTTCCACTTTATACAAAGAGGAAATCCCGACTTTTTATGATTTTCTATTCCCGGATCTTCACATCGCGCAGTCGTACCTGCAGAGTTCGGCGTCCGTTCCAGTGGTTCTCTTCCAGAGAGTAGGCGATATCCAGCTTTTGGTCATTGCTATTACGTACCTTAGGAAGACAATCGTGCATATTGAAACCAATCACATCAAAAGCACCCGATCCGTTTTGAGAGACTTTCATCTTCAAGTGCCCCTTACCTACAACCGTAGGAACACCCTCAACATCCACATCACGGCTCACAAAGATCGGCCGAAGGTTACCCGGACCAAAAGGCTCAAACTGACTTAACAGTTTCCAAAATCCCATATCTACCTTACTGAGATCCAGATCACAATCGATTCTTAGCTCCGGCACAAAATCCTGTTCCGATAAGTTATTAGCTGCAATTTCATCGATACGTTTCCGAAACTCCTGCAGGTTTTCTTTCCGTATTGTCAGCCCCGCGGCATATTCATGTCCGCCAAACTGTTCGAGCAGATCTTCACATTTTTTAAACGCATCGTAAATATTGAAACCATCGATACTGCGGGCTGAACCTTTAATTTTACCGTCTACTGTACTTAACATCACGGCCGGTCGTCCGTAGGTATCTACCAAGCGTGAGGCAACAATGCCGATAACACCTAAGTGCCAATCAGGCTGGTGTAGTACCATCGACGAAACCTTGTCCAAGTTATAGTCTTGGTCTACTATCGCTTTGGCTTCTTCCATTGTTTGACTGTCTTTATCACGGCGAGCCACATTAATACTTTCCAGCTCGTTGGCCCGCGAACGCGCCTCAGTCCGTGTTTCAGAAATAAGAAGAAGTACGGCCTTAGTAGCATCACCCATGCGCCCGGCCGCATTAATTCGTGGACCAATGGAGAAAACGATATTCGATGTACTTATAGATCCAATATCTAAATTAATAAGATCGAGCAATGCTTTTACTCCCACCCGGGGATCGCTGTTGATCTGCTTGAGCCCCTCGGCCATCAATATGCGATTTTCATCCTTTATTGGCACAATATCCGAAGCAATGGAGATGGCTACAAGATCCAGCAGCTCAAAGGCCATATCTTCGCTAAGGCCCAGCTTTTTAATTGTCCCCTGTATCAGTTTAAAACCAACACCCGCCCCCGAAAGTCCGTCAAAGGGATAGTTACAATCTTTGCGTTTGGGATCAAGTACGGCCGCTGCATCGGGGATGGTATCACCTACATTGTGGTGATCACAAATAATGATATCAATACCGTGTTCTTTGGCCTGTTCTGTTTCTTTAACCGCGGTAATACCACAGTCTACCGAAACAATAAGATCGGCATCGATCTCAATGGCATAATCGATTCCTTCCTGGTTAATTCCATAACCCTCTTTAAAACGATGCGGGATATAGAAATCCACATCCACTCCAAATCGCTTCAAAAAGATGAAAAGAATAGATGTTGAGGTGGTACCGTCAACATCATAATCTCCATATACCAAAATCTTTTGACCTTCACGGATGGCCTTAGCCAATCGTTCAGTGGCCTTATCCATATCCTTCATCAAAAAGGGATCATGAATAGCACCTAGTTTGGGACGAAAAAATGATTTTGCTTTGTCATAAGAGTCTATACCACGTAACGCCAACAGGTGGGCTATTTTTTCGGAAACGCCCAACTGTTCTTGTAAAGTTGATACAGTCCCTTCCTGTTCTGGCTCTGCATATACCCAGCGAAAAGACATAATTATCTGTTTTTTTCTTTTTTGTCATAAATAGACTATCGGCGGTCAAACCGAACAGCTATACAACTGCCCATCGCAGCGTTATTAATAAAGCTCCAGTATTAAAATACAATTTCGCGAACAAAATTCATCATTACGTCTTATTTTTATTCCGAACTTTTTTAATTCACAACACTTTTTAATAAGCACAAACAACTACCAATTCTGCCGCACTTTTTGTACCTTTGCATACCTTGTGTAATG
It encodes:
- the recJ gene encoding single-stranded-DNA-specific exonuclease RecJ gives rise to the protein MSFRWVYAEPEQEGTVSTLQEQLGVSEKIAHLLALRGIDSYDKAKSFFRPKLGAIHDPFLMKDMDKATERLAKAIREGQKILVYGDYDVDGTTSTSILFIFLKRFGVDVDFYIPHRFKEGYGINQEGIDYAIEIDADLIVSVDCGITAVKETEQAKEHGIDIIICDHHNVGDTIPDAAAVLDPKRKDCNYPFDGLSGAGVGFKLIQGTIKKLGLSEDMAFELLDLVAISIASDIVPIKDENRILMAEGLKQINSDPRVGVKALLDLINLDIGSISTSNIVFSIGPRINAAGRMGDATKAVLLLISETRTEARSRANELESINVARRDKDSQTMEEAKAIVDQDYNLDKVSSMVLHQPDWHLGVIGIVASRLVDTYGRPAVMLSTVDGKIKGSARSIDGFNIYDAFKKCEDLLEQFGGHEYAAGLTIRKENLQEFRKRIDEIAANNLSEQDFVPELRIDCDLDLSKVDMGFWKLLSQFEPFGPGNLRPIFVSRDVDVEGVPTVVGKGHLKMKVSQNGSGAFDVIGFNMHDCLPKVRNSNDQKLDIAYSLEENHWNGRRTLQVRLRDVKIRE